A region from the Bradyrhizobium erythrophlei genome encodes:
- a CDS encoding DUF6101 family protein: protein MRRQTATSGINPAGSSRALRLDPLSLPVRFEAHDIRADGGVRHIELDRERIVLRRALHGMQMAINLRVSDFLGVALRGLDEAQLLVLVHRDPSLTIPLCVSSDREEIAVAWQMWSDIFALPLLPEDKLREPAARRRRHNAIRARRPKFLVRRRAGDLLNLANLHRNEREIIARD from the coding sequence GTGAGGCGTCAAACAGCAACAAGCGGGATCAACCCCGCCGGGTCGAGTCGCGCGTTGCGGCTCGACCCTCTTTCCCTGCCCGTCCGCTTCGAAGCGCACGATATCCGTGCCGACGGCGGCGTGCGGCACATCGAACTTGATCGCGAACGCATCGTGCTGCGCCGTGCCCTGCACGGCATGCAGATGGCGATCAACCTTCGCGTATCCGACTTTCTCGGCGTGGCCCTGCGCGGCCTCGACGAGGCCCAGCTGCTGGTGCTGGTTCATCGCGATCCGTCATTGACGATCCCGCTATGCGTCTCCTCCGACAGGGAAGAGATCGCCGTCGCCTGGCAGATGTGGAGCGACATCTTCGCGCTCCCGCTATTGCCGGAGGACAAACTGCGCGAACCGGCGGCACGGCGACGTCGTCACAACGCCATCCGCGCGCGGCGGCCGAAATTTTTGGTGCGGCGGCGTGCGGGCGATTTGCTCAACCTGGCCAACCTGCACCGAAACGAACGCGAGATCATCGCGCGGGATTGA
- a CDS encoding lysophospholipid acyltransferase family protein has product MKKLLRNALRSSWVQRAVGFLAAEYLRLVWLTNRFSFDPANVYDIVEPQMPAIFAFWHGQHFLTPFIKTKESHLAKVLISRHRDGEFNAIAAERLGIGTIRGSGDHGGAFHRKGGVGAFREMVQALAEGYNVASTADVPKRARVAGMGIIMLARESGRPIMPFAMATSRFVRLRNWDSTTINLPFGRGALVGIAPVHVPPDADAETMERLRLQLEAYLNEATRLAYEKLGRAEAGPSKASPAKASPAKASPSNASLPTNSLPEKSLSEKSLPENKSLG; this is encoded by the coding sequence TTGAAAAAGCTGCTTCGCAATGCGCTGCGCAGCAGCTGGGTCCAGCGCGCTGTGGGATTTCTCGCGGCCGAGTATCTGCGGCTGGTCTGGCTGACCAACAGATTCAGTTTCGATCCGGCCAACGTCTATGACATCGTCGAGCCGCAGATGCCGGCGATCTTTGCGTTCTGGCACGGCCAGCATTTCCTGACGCCGTTCATCAAGACCAAGGAGAGCCATCTCGCCAAGGTGCTGATCTCGCGGCACCGCGACGGCGAGTTCAACGCCATCGCCGCCGAACGGCTCGGCATCGGCACCATCCGTGGCTCCGGCGATCATGGCGGCGCGTTTCACCGCAAGGGCGGGGTCGGCGCGTTCAGGGAGATGGTGCAGGCGCTCGCGGAGGGCTATAACGTCGCCTCGACCGCGGATGTGCCGAAGCGCGCACGCGTCGCGGGGATGGGCATCATCATGCTGGCGCGGGAATCCGGACGGCCGATCATGCCCTTCGCCATGGCGACCAGCCGATTCGTCCGGTTGCGCAATTGGGACAGCACCACCATCAATTTGCCATTCGGGCGAGGCGCATTGGTGGGAATCGCACCGGTTCACGTGCCGCCGGACGCCGACGCCGAGACCATGGAAAGATTGCGCCTGCAGCTGGAGGCCTATTTGAACGAGGCGACCCGTCTCGCCTACGAGAAGCTTGGGCGGGCGGAGGCAGGTCCCTCGAAGGCAAGCCCTGCGAAGGCAAGTCCTGCGAAGGCAAGTCCTTCGAACGCAAGCCTGCCGACGAACAGCCTTCCGGAGAAAAGCCTCTCGGAGAAAAGCCTTCCGGAGAACAAGAGCCTTGGCTAA
- a CDS encoding 16S rRNA (uracil(1498)-N(3))-methyltransferase has product MPQNDFRQPRLFVDAALATGETVALEHSQSNYLGNVLRLAAGDTILVFNGRDGEWQASIAGRKRPDSLSVVASTRPQDRLPDLAYVFAPLKHARLDYMVQKAVEMGAAVLQPVLTRFTQASRVNGERMRANVIEAAEQCGILSIATVAEPVTLDRFLSGRDGQRLLVFCDEAADVANPVRALQAQLAAGTGIDVLIGPEGGFAEEERAVLTRQPRTLILSLGPRILRADTAAVAALALVQAVVGDWTGNHVGG; this is encoded by the coding sequence ATGCCTCAAAACGATTTTCGTCAGCCCCGGCTGTTCGTCGATGCCGCGCTGGCGACCGGCGAAACGGTCGCGCTGGAGCACAGCCAGAGCAACTATCTCGGCAATGTGCTGCGGCTGGCCGCCGGCGATACCATCCTGGTGTTCAACGGCCGCGACGGCGAATGGCAGGCCTCGATCGCGGGCCGCAAACGGCCCGACAGTCTCAGCGTTGTCGCATCTACAAGGCCGCAGGACCGCCTGCCCGACCTTGCTTACGTCTTCGCGCCGCTCAAGCACGCCCGGCTCGACTACATGGTGCAGAAAGCCGTCGAGATGGGGGCAGCGGTGCTGCAGCCGGTTTTGACCCGCTTCACCCAGGCATCCAGGGTCAATGGCGAGCGGATGCGCGCCAATGTCATCGAGGCCGCCGAGCAGTGCGGCATCCTGAGCATTGCCACCGTTGCCGAGCCGGTGACGCTCGATCGCTTTTTGAGCGGGCGCGACGGCCAGCGCCTGCTGGTTTTCTGCGACGAGGCCGCCGATGTCGCCAATCCGGTCCGGGCGCTGCAAGCCCAGCTCGCCGCTGGAACCGGAATCGATGTCCTGATCGGTCCCGAAGGCGGGTTCGCCGAGGAAGAGCGGGCGGTCCTGACGCGACAACCACGAACCCTGATTCTGTCGCTGGGGCCGCGGATCCTGCGCGCGGATACCGCCGCCGTGGCGGCGCTGGCGCTGGTCCAGGCCGTGGTGGGCGACTGGACCGGTAACCATGTAGGCGGATAG
- the ubiA gene encoding 4-hydroxybenzoate octaprenyltransferase has product MSDAAGRVADSTGNWVDSHAPRWSRPYLRLSRLDRPIGSWLLLIPCWWSAALAAGVAHDIGRLPLVVALFFVGAFVMRGAGCTWNDITDRDLDARVERTRSRPIPAGQVSVTQALVFLVVQALVGLAVLLQFNRFAILTGIASLSIVAVYPFMKRITWWPQIVLGLAFSWGALMGFAVTLGRIDATAAALYAGSICWVIGYDTIYAHQDAEDDALIGVKSTALLFGARTQAALIVFYSLAVVLIGAALALARAGLPAWLGLAAFAIHLGWQISRLEIGDPALCLRIFRSNRDAGLLLFAGLLADAVLRAAFV; this is encoded by the coding sequence ATGAGCGACGCGGCCGGCCGCGTTGCTGACTCCACCGGCAATTGGGTCGACAGCCATGCGCCGCGATGGTCGCGGCCGTACTTGCGTCTCTCGCGTCTCGACCGGCCGATTGGCTCGTGGCTGTTGCTGATCCCGTGCTGGTGGTCGGCGGCGCTCGCCGCCGGCGTCGCCCACGACATCGGCCGGTTGCCCCTCGTCGTCGCGCTGTTCTTCGTCGGCGCCTTTGTCATGCGCGGCGCCGGCTGCACCTGGAACGACATCACCGATCGCGATCTCGACGCCAGGGTGGAACGGACGCGGTCGCGCCCGATTCCGGCGGGGCAGGTGAGCGTGACGCAGGCGCTTGTCTTTCTGGTCGTTCAGGCGCTGGTCGGATTGGCGGTGCTTTTGCAATTCAACCGCTTCGCCATCCTGACCGGCATCGCCTCGCTCTCCATCGTCGCGGTCTATCCGTTCATGAAGCGCATTACCTGGTGGCCGCAGATCGTGCTCGGCCTCGCATTCTCCTGGGGCGCGCTGATGGGATTTGCGGTGACGCTGGGCCGCATCGATGCGACGGCGGCAGCACTTTACGCCGGCTCGATCTGCTGGGTGATCGGTTACGACACCATCTATGCGCATCAGGACGCCGAGGACGACGCGCTGATCGGGGTCAAATCGACCGCGCTTCTGTTCGGCGCGCGCACGCAAGCCGCGCTGATCGTGTTCTACTCTCTTGCGGTGGTCCTGATCGGGGCGGCGCTCGCGCTGGCCCGCGCAGGCCTGCCCGCCTGGCTCGGGCTTGCCGCGTTCGCCATCCATCTCGGTTGGCAAATCTCGCGCCTTGAGATCGGCGATCCCGCTCTGTGCCTGCGCATCTTCAGATCCAACCGCGATGCGGGGCTGCTGCTGTTTGCAGGTCTGCTCGCGGACGCGGTGTTGCGGGCGGCGTTCGTCTAG
- a CDS encoding 3-deoxy-D-manno-octulosonic acid transferase has protein sequence MTLRVYQKLSSAVVPLAPALIKRRLKQGKEDPERIGERRGMSRDVRPHGPLVWIHGASVGEVLAAAALIEKLRALNIRILLTSGTVTSAAIVAKRFPADIIHQYVPYDSPRYVARFLDHWRPSLALFIESDLWPNLILSSAARRLPMVLINGRMSHRSFPRWRRVADTISALLGRFDVCLAQSRVDAERFTALGSRNVVTTGNLKLDVPAPPADAARLERLTALTRGRPIIVAASTHPGEEDILLEAHRALAGFFPQLLTVIVPRHPGRGEAIARTVAASGLQVALRSREGLPTAACEIYVADTMGELGLFYRLAPIVFMGGSLVEHGGQNPIEAIKLGASIVHGPHVFNFTDVYEALDSAGGARRAETLEALVKQLGQLLGDPVARESSLAASERVVEQLGGALDRTLAALEPYLLQLRIEMGAANA, from the coding sequence ATGACGCTGCGCGTCTATCAGAAGCTGTCGTCCGCGGTGGTGCCGCTGGCGCCGGCGCTGATCAAGCGGCGGCTGAAACAGGGCAAGGAGGATCCGGAGCGGATCGGCGAGCGCCGCGGCATGAGCCGGGACGTCAGGCCGCATGGGCCTTTGGTGTGGATCCACGGCGCCAGCGTCGGCGAGGTGCTGGCCGCGGCGGCTTTGATCGAAAAGCTGCGCGCACTCAACATCCGCATCCTCCTGACGTCGGGTACCGTGACCTCGGCCGCGATCGTCGCCAAGCGGTTTCCCGCCGACATCATCCATCAGTACGTGCCTTACGATTCGCCGCGCTACGTGGCGCGCTTTCTCGATCACTGGCGGCCTTCTCTGGCGCTGTTCATCGAATCCGATCTGTGGCCCAATCTGATCCTGTCGAGCGCGGCGCGGCGGCTGCCGATGGTGCTGATCAACGGCAGGATGTCGCATCGCTCGTTCCCGCGCTGGCGCAGGGTTGCCGACACGATCTCCGCGCTGCTCGGCCGGTTCGACGTCTGCCTCGCGCAGTCGCGGGTGGATGCCGAGCGCTTCACCGCGCTGGGCAGCCGCAACGTCGTGACCACGGGCAATCTGAAGCTCGATGTGCCGGCGCCGCCGGCCGATGCCGCCAGGCTGGAGCGGTTGACGGCGCTGACCCGCGGCCGCCCGATCATCGTAGCGGCATCGACCCATCCCGGCGAGGAGGACATCCTGCTCGAAGCGCACCGGGCGCTGGCGGGATTCTTCCCGCAGCTCTTGACCGTGATCGTGCCGCGGCATCCCGGTCGCGGCGAAGCGATCGCCCGCACCGTCGCGGCTTCCGGCCTGCAGGTGGCGTTGCGCTCGCGCGAGGGACTGCCGACGGCGGCTTGCGAGATTTATGTCGCGGACACCATGGGCGAACTGGGATTGTTCTATCGGCTGGCGCCAATCGTGTTCATGGGCGGATCGCTGGTCGAACATGGCGGGCAGAATCCGATCGAGGCGATCAAGCTCGGCGCCTCGATCGTGCACGGCCCTCACGTCTTCAATTTCACCGATGTCTACGAGGCGCTCGACAGCGCGGGCGGCGCGCGGCGGGCCGAGACGCTGGAAGCGCTGGTGAAACAGCTCGGCCAGTTGCTGGGCGACCCTGTGGCGCGCGAATCCTCGCTGGCCGCCTCGGAGCGCGTCGTCGAACAACTCGGCGGCGCGCTCGACCGTACGCTGGCCGCGCTCGAGCCGTATCTGTTGCAGCTGCGGATCGAAATGGGAGCGGCGAATGCGTGA
- a CDS encoding dienelactone hydrolase family protein, with the protein MRLLSAIIFPALFAVAFAADAAPLAAPHQVDIPSGHSILHAQLYKPEGQGPFPVVIALHGCGGLAGRSEPVQPRYRDWAEQLIRDGHAVLLPDSYGSRELGPQCRANEHKVHARRERVEDIMASRQWLVEQPWAAHDRISLLGWANGASALLWAVRPQLSSHSVEPDFRSAIAFYPDCRISAGLGWSARVPTLLLIGAKDDVSSPPACRQMIDGAHGRSALARIVVYPGAYHDFDRANLPPHAIAGSADATVPEHGYLGTDPEARADSQKRVAEWLAR; encoded by the coding sequence ATGCGCCTTCTGTCAGCGATCATATTCCCGGCGCTTTTTGCCGTGGCTTTTGCCGCGGATGCGGCGCCATTGGCTGCCCCGCACCAGGTCGATATCCCCTCCGGCCACAGCATATTGCACGCGCAGCTCTACAAGCCCGAGGGCCAGGGCCCTTTTCCGGTGGTGATCGCGCTGCATGGCTGCGGCGGATTGGCCGGCCGGTCGGAGCCGGTGCAGCCCCGCTATCGTGATTGGGCCGAGCAATTGATCCGGGACGGTCACGCGGTGCTGCTGCCGGACAGCTACGGCTCGCGCGAACTCGGCCCGCAATGCCGCGCCAATGAACACAAGGTTCACGCCCGCCGCGAGCGGGTCGAGGATATCATGGCATCCCGGCAATGGCTGGTGGAGCAGCCCTGGGCGGCGCACGACCGCATCAGCCTGCTTGGATGGGCGAACGGCGCCAGCGCATTGTTGTGGGCGGTGCGTCCGCAACTGTCATCACACAGCGTCGAACCCGATTTCCGCTCGGCGATCGCCTTCTATCCGGACTGCCGCATTTCGGCGGGCCTGGGATGGAGCGCACGGGTTCCGACGCTGCTCCTGATCGGCGCCAAGGACGACGTCAGTTCGCCGCCGGCCTGCCGCCAGATGATCGACGGAGCGCACGGACGCAGCGCGCTGGCGCGGATCGTGGTCTATCCCGGCGCCTATCACGATTTCGACCGGGCGAATCTTCCGCCGCACGCCATTGCCGGCAGCGCTGACGCGACGGTGCCGGAGCACGGCTATCTCGGCACCGATCCCGAGGCCCGCGCCGATTCGCAAAAGCGCGTCGCCGAATGGCTGGCGCGGTGA
- a CDS encoding DUF2093 domain-containing protein — translation MLNKFGPSGNGEAQVQYLDGDFRVISPGTYVRCAVTDARIPLDELKYWSVDLQEAYAIPSAVLQRHFPRALKA, via the coding sequence GTGCTCAATAAATTCGGCCCCTCGGGCAATGGCGAAGCGCAGGTGCAATATCTGGATGGCGATTTCCGCGTGATCTCGCCCGGGACCTATGTGCGCTGCGCCGTGACCGATGCGCGGATCCCGCTCGACGAGTTGAAATACTGGAGCGTCGACCTGCAGGAGGCCTATGCCATCCCGAGCGCGGTGCTGCAGCGGCATTTTCCGAGGGCGCTGAAGGCGTAA
- a CDS encoding 3'(2'),5'-bisphosphate nucleotidase CysQ: MNRDAALLRETVQEAGALALSLFRTELKNWTKGASSPVSEADIAVNDLLEQRLRSATPGYGWLSEESAHDDKRLGKRLVWIVDPIDGTRGYLAGREDWCVSVALVEDASPVLAAVFAPASGEFFFAARGRGATRNNVPVYATSGTELDFSRLAGPKPLVERLNRSPGEITLHPRIGSLALRLCRVAQGSLDAAFAGGQSRDWDLAAANLIVQEANGNMTALSGDPILYNRREVAHGVLVAAGRDRHGRIVEHFRSHPLP, translated from the coding sequence ATGAATCGCGACGCCGCCCTGCTGAGGGAAACCGTGCAGGAGGCCGGCGCGCTGGCGCTGTCGCTGTTTCGCACCGAACTGAAGAACTGGACCAAGGGCGCGTCGTCGCCGGTGTCGGAAGCCGATATCGCGGTCAACGACCTGCTGGAGCAGCGGTTGCGCTCCGCCACGCCGGGTTATGGCTGGCTGTCGGAAGAAAGCGCCCACGACGACAAGCGGCTTGGGAAACGGCTGGTTTGGATCGTCGATCCGATCGACGGCACCCGCGGCTATCTCGCCGGCCGCGAAGACTGGTGCGTGAGCGTGGCGCTGGTCGAGGATGCGTCGCCGGTGCTTGCCGCCGTATTCGCGCCGGCCAGCGGGGAATTCTTCTTTGCCGCGCGCGGACGAGGGGCTACGCGCAACAATGTCCCGGTTTATGCCACATCGGGCACCGAACTGGATTTTTCGCGGCTGGCCGGGCCGAAGCCGCTGGTCGAGCGACTCAACCGGTCGCCGGGCGAAATTACCCTGCACCCGCGAATCGGTTCGCTGGCGCTTCGGCTGTGCCGGGTCGCGCAAGGCAGCCTGGATGCCGCTTTTGCCGGCGGTCAAAGCCGCGATTGGGACCTTGCCGCGGCCAATTTGATCGTGCAGGAAGCGAATGGTAACATGACCGCGCTCTCGGGGGATCCGATCCTCTACAATCGCCGGGAAGTGGCGCATGGGGTGCTGGTGGCAGCGGGACGGGATCGTCATGGACGCATCGTCGAGCATTTTCGAAGCCATCCGTTGCCCTGA
- the lpxK gene encoding tetraacyldisaccharide 4'-kinase: MREPAFWHRPPSLLSSLLMPLGALYGLVTAQRMQSEGLEAGIPVICVGNYHVGGAGKTPAVLALTKLLRDLGETPVVLSRGYGGRLRGPVRVDPARHRADDVGDEPLMLARTVPVMVARDRTDGVALAKSQGATVILMDDGFQNASIAKDASLIVIDGERGLGNGRVFPAGPLRAPLSPQLARTDALIVIGDGSAAAPVAAAVAAAGKPVLSAQLRPDAASVTSLRGKRVLAFAGIGDPNRFFRTLRACGLEVVRQRAFDDHHPFSESEIAELIAQARGDALTLVTTEKDLVRLRDVAGAQAIVAFPVTLEFADPVQLRKFIAGRLFQAREKNFRTNS; the protein is encoded by the coding sequence ATGCGTGAGCCGGCCTTCTGGCACCGGCCGCCGTCGCTGTTATCCTCGTTACTGATGCCGCTCGGCGCGCTCTATGGCCTGGTCACCGCACAGCGCATGCAAAGCGAGGGACTTGAGGCCGGCATTCCCGTGATCTGCGTCGGCAATTATCACGTCGGCGGCGCCGGCAAGACGCCTGCGGTGCTGGCGCTGACCAAGCTGCTGCGCGATCTCGGCGAGACGCCGGTCGTGCTCAGCCGCGGTTACGGCGGACGGTTGCGCGGCCCGGTCAGGGTCGATCCGGCGCGGCACCGCGCCGATGATGTCGGCGACGAACCGCTGATGCTGGCCCGCACGGTGCCGGTCATGGTCGCGCGCGATCGCACCGATGGCGTCGCGCTGGCGAAGTCGCAAGGCGCGACCGTGATCCTGATGGACGATGGTTTCCAGAATGCGTCGATTGCCAAGGACGCCTCCCTGATCGTGATCGACGGCGAGCGCGGTCTCGGCAACGGCCGCGTCTTCCCGGCGGGCCCGCTGCGCGCGCCGCTCTCGCCCCAGCTTGCCCGCACCGACGCACTGATCGTCATCGGCGATGGATCCGCGGCCGCGCCCGTCGCCGCCGCCGTCGCCGCGGCAGGCAAGCCGGTGCTGTCGGCGCAGCTTCGTCCCGACGCGGCGTCGGTCACCTCGCTGCGCGGCAAGCGCGTGCTGGCCTTTGCCGGGATCGGCGACCCCAACCGGTTCTTCAGGACGCTGCGGGCCTGCGGGCTGGAGGTGGTGCGGCAACGCGCCTTTGACGATCATCATCCGTTTTCGGAAAGCGAGATCGCCGAATTGATCGCGCAGGCGAGAGGCGATGCGCTGACGTTGGTGACGACGGAAAAGGATCTGGTCCGGCTGCGCGACGTCGCAGGGGCGCAAGCTATCGTGGCGTTCCCGGTGACGCTCGAGTTCGCCGACCCCGTGCAGCTACGGAAGTTTATCGCCGGCCGGCTGTTTCAGGCCCGCGAAAAGAATTTTCGCACGAACAGCTGA
- a CDS encoding DUF4170 domain-containing protein, with protein sequence MPDSAQQLLHLVIGGELTDLTGTTFRDLDKVEVVGVYPNYATAYTAWKAKAQQTVDNAHMRYFIVHLHRLLDPGHDTKPAS encoded by the coding sequence ATGCCAGATAGTGCCCAGCAATTGCTGCATCTCGTCATCGGAGGCGAACTGACCGACCTCACGGGCACGACCTTCAGGGATCTCGATAAAGTCGAGGTCGTCGGCGTCTACCCCAATTACGCCACCGCTTACACGGCCTGGAAGGCCAAGGCGCAGCAGACCGTCGACAACGCCCACATGCGCTATTTCATCGTCCACCTCCATCGGCTGCTCGACCCGGGTCACGACACGAAGCCTGCCAGTTGA
- a CDS encoding TldD/PmbA family protein produces the protein MNSSPSVVSPLSSDATNSGLFDQSVLSSLAERLVEAAKRAGADAADAVAVRGVSHGVEVRDGRVEESERSEGDDIGLRVLVGQRQAVVSTNDVSGDGIARLAERAVAMARVAPDDKYVGLADPALLARDFPDLDLLDPKTPSTAELERRACEAEAAGLAVKGVTKSGGASASTGIGGMVLVTSTGFHGSYLRSSQGISMTAISGEGTGMERDYDYTSAPHAADLASPESVGRKAGERTVARANPRKVETCKVPVVFDPRISGSLVGHLVGAVNGASIARKTSFLKDRLGQQLFAKNIRIIDDPLRVRGLRSQTFDAEGVKVKKLAIVDEGVLTTWLLDCATARELGLVTTGHAHRGVSSSPSPGPYNLHLEAGEPTPAELISDIKQGFYVTDLIGSGVNGVTGDYSRGASGFWIENGEITYPVSEVTIAGHLFEIFKSMAPANDLEFRYGVNAPTVRIEGLTLGGR, from the coding sequence GTGAACTCTTCACCATCTGTCGTTTCGCCGCTTTCATCCGACGCCACCAATTCCGGCCTGTTCGATCAATCCGTCCTGAGCTCGCTGGCGGAGCGGCTGGTCGAGGCGGCCAAGCGCGCGGGCGCGGACGCCGCCGACGCGGTCGCGGTGCGCGGCGTTTCGCACGGGGTCGAGGTGCGCGACGGGCGCGTCGAGGAATCCGAGCGCTCGGAAGGCGACGATATCGGATTGCGCGTGCTGGTGGGACAGCGCCAGGCGGTGGTTTCGACCAACGACGTCAGCGGCGACGGCATCGCCAGGCTGGCCGAACGCGCGGTCGCGATGGCGCGCGTCGCGCCCGACGACAAATATGTCGGTCTCGCCGATCCGGCATTGCTGGCGCGCGATTTTCCGGATCTCGATCTGCTCGATCCCAAGACCCCCTCGACGGCGGAACTCGAACGCCGCGCCTGCGAAGCGGAAGCGGCCGGGCTCGCGGTCAAGGGCGTTACCAAATCCGGCGGCGCCTCGGCCTCGACCGGAATTGGCGGCATGGTGCTGGTGACCTCCACCGGCTTCCACGGTTCTTATTTGCGTTCGAGCCAGGGCATCTCGATGACGGCGATATCGGGCGAGGGCACCGGCATGGAGCGCGATTACGACTACACGTCGGCGCCGCATGCCGCCGATCTCGCCTCGCCCGAGAGCGTCGGCCGCAAGGCGGGCGAGCGCACGGTCGCGCGCGCCAATCCGCGCAAGGTCGAGACCTGCAAGGTCCCGGTGGTGTTCGACCCCCGGATTTCCGGCTCGCTGGTCGGCCATCTCGTCGGCGCGGTGAACGGCGCCTCGATCGCGCGCAAGACCAGTTTCCTGAAAGACCGTCTCGGCCAGCAGCTGTTTGCGAAGAACATCCGCATCATCGACGATCCCTTGCGCGTTCGCGGCTTGCGCTCGCAGACGTTCGACGCCGAGGGTGTCAAGGTGAAGAAGCTCGCCATTGTCGATGAGGGCGTGCTGACGACGTGGCTGTTGGACTGCGCCACCGCGCGCGAACTCGGCCTCGTCACCACCGGCCACGCCCATCGCGGCGTATCGTCGTCGCCCTCGCCCGGACCGTACAATCTCCACCTCGAGGCCGGCGAGCCGACGCCGGCCGAACTGATCTCGGACATCAAGCAGGGATTCTACGTCACCGACCTGATCGGCTCCGGCGTCAACGGCGTGACCGGCGACTACAGCCGCGGCGCGTCCGGCTTCTGGATCGAGAACGGCGAGATCACCTATCCGGTGAGCGAGGTGACGATCGCGGGCCATCTGTTCGAGATATTCAAATCGATGGCGCCGGCCAACGATCTGGAATTCCGCTACGGCGTCAATGCGCCGACCGTGCGCATCGAGGGATTGACGCTTGGCGGACGTTAG